From a single Oxalobacter vibrioformis genomic region:
- the alaS gene encoding alanine--tRNA ligase: MKSSEIREKFLGFFAERGHAIVRSSPLVPGNDPTMLLTNSGMVQFKDVFLGIEKRPYTRATSVQRCVRAGGKHNDLENVGYTARHHTFFEMLGNFSFGDYFKRDAIRYAWELLTDVYRLPPEKLWITVYQEDDEAYDIWVKDIGLPEERVIRIGDNKGARYASDNFWQMADTGPCGPCSEIFYDHGPEIPGGLPGTPEEDGDRYIEIWNLVFMQYNRDEAGNLSPLPMPCVDTGMGLERLAAVLQHVHSNYDIDLFQHLIRAAARETGTTDLEDNSLKVIADHIRASAFMIVDGLIPGSDGHGYVLRRIIRRALRHGHKLGQSRPFFYKLVKDLVEEMGAAYPELKESASQVERILLHEEERFGETLENGMKILEAALPSGTKVLDGETAFTLYDTYGFPLDLTADICREREITLDEDGFDVAMERQKAAARAAGKFKMAAMLDYHGENTEFVGYTKLQEEGKIIALYVEGTPVEEIKAGQHGVVVLDVTPFYAESGGQVGDCGALIAEGVRFEVEDTQKIQAEVAGHHGWLLTGRLAIGDKVTARVNLDLRAQTMRNHSATHLMHKALRQVLGNHVAQRGSLVDAERTRFDFSHNAPLTGEEIREIEEIVNKQILSNQDVSAKQMPYDQAITHGAMALFGEKYGDEVRVLDIGFSCELCGGTHVARTGDIGFFKIVSESGIAAGVRRVEAVTGTVALDMIQALSRKVNEAAFVLKTQPEELVTRIHQMQEQVRGLERELVSLKAKFASSQGDDLVSQAVEVKGMKVLAATLEGADVASLRNAMDKLKDSLKTAAIVLATVNDGKVSLIAGVTPDMTAKIKAGDLVNHVAKQVGGKGGGRPDMAQAGGTDPSGLPAALNSVTAWVDERLA, translated from the coding sequence ATGAAATCTTCTGAAATCCGCGAGAAATTCCTTGGCTTTTTTGCTGAAAGAGGGCACGCGATTGTGCGCTCAAGCCCGCTGGTGCCAGGTAACGATCCGACCATGCTCCTGACCAATTCAGGGATGGTGCAGTTCAAGGATGTCTTTCTTGGCATCGAGAAGCGTCCCTATACCCGCGCAACCTCCGTGCAGCGCTGTGTCAGAGCAGGCGGCAAGCACAATGACCTGGAAAATGTGGGTTATACGGCGCGTCACCATACTTTCTTTGAAATGCTGGGCAATTTCAGTTTTGGTGACTATTTCAAGCGTGATGCCATCCGTTATGCCTGGGAACTGCTGACAGACGTCTACCGGCTGCCGCCAGAAAAACTCTGGATCACGGTTTACCAGGAAGATGATGAAGCGTATGACATCTGGGTGAAGGATATCGGCCTGCCTGAAGAAAGAGTGATTCGTATCGGGGATAACAAGGGCGCCCGTTATGCCTCTGACAATTTCTGGCAAATGGCCGATACCGGTCCCTGTGGCCCCTGCAGCGAGATTTTCTATGACCATGGCCCGGAAATACCGGGCGGCCTGCCCGGTACCCCGGAAGAAGATGGCGACCGCTATATCGAAATATGGAATCTGGTTTTCATGCAGTACAACCGCGATGAAGCGGGCAATCTTTCGCCGCTTCCGATGCCCTGTGTTGATACCGGCATGGGACTGGAAAGGCTTGCTGCTGTCTTGCAGCATGTTCACAGCAATTATGACATTGATCTTTTCCAGCACCTGATCCGTGCCGCAGCACGCGAAACAGGAACGACGGATCTGGAAGACAACTCCCTGAAAGTGATTGCCGACCATATTCGTGCCAGTGCTTTCATGATCGTTGACGGGTTGATTCCCGGCAGTGACGGGCATGGCTATGTGCTTCGCCGGATTATCCGGCGCGCGCTTCGTCACGGACACAAGCTTGGCCAGTCCAGGCCGTTCTTTTACAAGCTGGTCAAGGATCTGGTCGAGGAAATGGGGGCGGCCTATCCTGAGCTGAAAGAATCGGCTTCCCAGGTGGAGCGTATTCTTTTGCATGAGGAAGAGCGCTTTGGGGAAACACTGGAAAATGGCATGAAAATCCTGGAAGCCGCCCTGCCGTCAGGGACGAAAGTGCTGGATGGCGAAACGGCTTTTACCCTGTATGACACCTATGGTTTTCCGCTGGACCTGACGGCTGATATCTGCCGCGAACGGGAGATCACGCTGGATGAGGACGGGTTTGACGTGGCCATGGAACGCCAGAAAGCGGCTGCACGTGCCGCCGGAAAATTCAAGATGGCCGCCATGCTGGACTACCATGGAGAAAATACGGAATTTGTCGGGTATACCAAGCTACAGGAAGAAGGCAAAATCATTGCGCTTTATGTAGAGGGAACACCGGTTGAAGAAATCAAGGCGGGCCAGCATGGTGTGGTGGTGCTGGATGTCACGCCGTTTTATGCAGAATCAGGCGGCCAGGTGGGTGATTGCGGCGCACTCATTGCCGAAGGGGTTCGCTTTGAAGTCGAGGATACCCAGAAGATACAGGCAGAAGTCGCAGGCCATCATGGCTGGCTTTTGACAGGCCGGCTGGCAATTGGCGACAAGGTGACGGCAAGGGTGAATCTGGACTTGAGAGCCCAGACCATGCGGAATCACTCGGCGACCCACCTGATGCACAAGGCATTGCGCCAGGTGCTCGGCAATCACGTCGCGCAGCGCGGATCACTGGTGGATGCGGAAAGAACCCGTTTTGACTTCAGTCACAATGCACCGCTGACCGGGGAAGAAATCCGCGAAATCGAGGAAATTGTGAACAAGCAGATCCTCTCCAACCAGGATGTCAGCGCCAAACAGATGCCTTATGACCAGGCGATTACGCACGGCGCGATGGCTCTTTTTGGTGAAAAGTACGGTGATGAAGTGCGTGTGCTGGATATCGGTTTTTCCTGTGAGCTTTGCGGTGGCACGCACGTGGCACGTACCGGCGATATCGGTTTTTTCAAGATTGTTTCAGAAAGCGGCATTGCCGCCGGTGTCAGGCGTGTGGAAGCCGTAACAGGCACGGTTGCACTGGATATGATCCAGGCATTGTCACGCAAGGTGAATGAGGCGGCTTTTGTCTTAAAGACACAGCCCGAAGAGCTGGTCACCCGTATTCACCAGATGCAGGAGCAGGTGAGAGGGCTTGAGCGTGAGCTGGTTTCACTGAAAGCGAAATTTGCCTCCAGTCAGGGAGATGATCTGGTCAGTCAGGCCGTCGAGGTAAAAGGCATGAAGGTGCTCGCTGCCACACTGGAAGGAGCGGATGTTGCCAGCCTTCGCAATGCCATGGACAAGCTGAAAGATTCGCTGAAAACGGCGGCAATTGTGCTGGCAACGGTAAATGACGGCAAGGTGAGCCTGATAGCCGGGGTGACCCCGGATATGACTGCCAAAATAAAAGCTGGCGACTTGGTCAATCATGTGGCAAAGCAGGTCGGCGGAAAAGGGGGCGGTCGTCCGGACATGGCGCAGGCAGGCGGCACTGATCCATCCGGCTTGCCTGCCGCGCTGAACAGTGTCACGGCCTGGGTTGATGAGCGTCTTGCCTGA
- a CDS encoding electron transfer flavoprotein subunit beta/FixA family protein, with amino-acid sequence MKIIVCIKRVVDFNARIRVKPDKSGIETENVKMSMNPFDEIAVEEAVRLREAGTASEVIVVSCGVEKVQDTLRTAVAMGADRAILIRTDDQLQPLGIAKLLKALAEREAPQLVMLGKQSTDDDAAQTGQMLAALLDWPQGIFASGIEVQEEGVSVIREIDDGTETLSLGLPAVITADLRLNAPRYVTLPNMARARKQPVEMVTPEELGVSIVPRLEVIQVDEPAARSGVQMLPDVETLVDKLKNEAKVI; translated from the coding sequence ATGAAAATCATCGTGTGTATCAAACGGGTTGTGGATTTCAATGCCAGAATCCGGGTGAAACCGGATAAAAGCGGCATTGAAACCGAAAACGTCAAAATGTCGATGAATCCGTTTGACGAAATTGCTGTCGAGGAAGCGGTTCGCTTAAGGGAAGCGGGTACAGCATCCGAGGTCATTGTGGTTTCGTGCGGTGTGGAAAAAGTGCAGGATACATTGCGTACCGCAGTGGCGATGGGGGCAGACCGTGCCATCCTGATTCGCACGGATGACCAGCTCCAGCCGCTGGGTATTGCCAAACTGCTCAAGGCGCTGGCAGAAAGAGAAGCGCCGCAACTGGTCATGCTCGGCAAGCAGTCAACCGATGATGATGCGGCGCAGACAGGGCAGATGCTGGCAGCACTTTTAGACTGGCCGCAGGGCATTTTTGCTTCAGGTATTGAGGTGCAGGAGGAGGGTGTCAGCGTCATCCGGGAAATCGATGATGGAACCGAAACACTGTCCCTGGGTTTGCCGGCTGTTATCACGGCAGATCTTCGCCTGAATGCGCCCCGCTATGTCACGCTGCCCAATATGGCAAGAGCACGTAAGCAGCCGGTTGAAATGGTCACCCCCGAGGAGTTGGGGGTATCCATCGTGCCCAGGCTTGAGGTTATACAGGTGGACGAGCCTGCTGCACGCTCCGGTGTGCAGATGCTGCCTGATGTGGAAACACTGGTCGACAAACTGAAAAACGAAGCAAAAGTCATCTGA
- the purL gene encoding phosphoribosylformylglycinamidine synthase: MLIIPGSNALSAFRVKGLLSRLQKIDPETTDITGCFVHFVDASSPLSDEDAARLASLLDYGEPFSGSTTASEFVVVPRLGTISPWASKATDIAHNCGMPQVKRIERGISYYLHRRENASPLSEAQQQGIMDLLHDRMTETVLFDRKDVQALFSELEPTPLEYVDMLSGGKDALEKANADMGLALSEDEVDYLYDAFTRANRNPTDVELMMFAQANSEHCRHKIFNADWTIDGKAQDISLFGMIRHTHTQHPEGTIVAYKDNSSIIEGAQVMRFYPRGEASGHEYQGTEELTHILMKVETHNHPTAISPFPGASTGAGGEIRDEGATGRGAKPKAGLTGFSVSNLMLPDARKPWENAADVTQTEKTKDDAAEYGRPDRIASPLQIMIDGPIGGAAFNNEFGRPNLAGYFRTYEQNVGGQVFGYHKPIMIAGGIGNISDKHTFKRDLPPGSLLIQLGGPGMRIGMGGGAASSMATGANTADLDFDSVQRGNPEMERRAQEVINACWAMCDDNPILSIHDVGAGGLSNAFPEITNDANRGAIFDLRCVPLEESGMSPKEIWSNESQERYVLGIAPESLELFEQLCERERCRFAVVGTATEERQLKLVDPRYGNDPVDMPMDVLLGKPPKMHRDVTHVIHDYPPVSAAGLNLGETAEKILQLPTVGDKSFLITIGDRTVGGLTSRDQMVGPWQIPVADCAVTLMSFTGYAGEAMAMGERTPIAVIDAAASSRIAIGEAITNIASAPIRRISDIKLSANWMAACGQTGQDAALYDAVKAVGLELCPALGISIPVGKDSLSMRTTWQDAGADKEVIAPVSLIASAFSPVYDVRKTLTPELKTDAGETVLMLIDLSRGKNRLGASAMAQVTKQIGHEVPDVDSAEDLKSFFESIQQLNGEGKLLAYHDRSDGGLFVTLCEMAFASRTGLHISLDSMLDNLTEAAVTRDPHERLFRVLFAEELGAVIQVRDEDLESVQQCLQAHNLGYASHVIGTLADDANLTVVHGAETVYSQPLVRLNRLWSETSWRIARLRDNPACADREYHRIMDTADPGISPHVPFDMAEDIAAPYIATGARPRVAILREQGSNSHVETAWVMHKSGFAAVDVHMSDLIAGRANLSDFKGIIAVGGFSYGDVLGAGEGWAKTILFNERLKEQFSAFFAKNDSFALGICNGCQMMSNLHSIIPGARYWPKFTRNKSEQFEARFTMVEIPESPSIFFDGMTGLRAPIVVSHGEGFADFSRQGDINRVQVAMRYIDNYGLPTESYPFNPNGSPHGITSVTTEDGRFTVLMPHAERVFRTAQHSWHPDSWGEDSPWMRMFRNARRWVG; this comes from the coding sequence ATGCTCATCATTCCGGGTTCCAATGCCCTGTCGGCCTTTCGTGTCAAAGGCCTTCTGTCCCGTTTGCAAAAGATTGATCCTGAGACGACAGATATAACAGGATGCTTTGTTCATTTTGTGGATGCATCTTCACCGCTTTCGGATGAGGATGCAGCTCGTTTGGCGTCTCTTCTGGATTATGGTGAGCCTTTTTCCGGCAGCACGACAGCCAGTGAGTTTGTGGTGGTGCCGCGGCTGGGCACAATTTCTCCCTGGGCATCCAAGGCAACCGACATTGCCCATAATTGCGGGATGCCGCAGGTGAAACGGATTGAACGGGGTATTTCGTACTATCTCCATCGCCGGGAAAATGCGTCGCCGTTAAGCGAGGCACAGCAGCAGGGCATAATGGACCTGCTGCATGACCGCATGACCGAGACCGTCCTTTTTGACCGAAAGGATGTGCAGGCGCTTTTTTCGGAGCTGGAACCGACACCGCTGGAATATGTGGATATGCTGTCAGGCGGGAAAGATGCCCTGGAAAAAGCCAATGCCGATATGGGGCTGGCCCTTTCCGAGGATGAGGTGGATTACCTGTATGATGCCTTTACCCGGGCAAACCGCAATCCCACGGATGTCGAGCTGATGATGTTTGCCCAGGCAAACAGTGAGCACTGCCGGCACAAGATTTTCAATGCTGACTGGACGATTGATGGCAAAGCGCAGGATATTTCGCTTTTTGGCATGATCCGGCACACGCACACGCAGCATCCGGAAGGAACCATCGTTGCCTACAAGGACAATTCTTCCATTATCGAGGGCGCTCAGGTTATGCGTTTTTACCCGCGCGGGGAAGCTTCAGGCCATGAATACCAGGGAACGGAAGAGTTGACGCATATCCTGATGAAGGTGGAAACCCACAATCATCCGACAGCCATTTCTCCTTTCCCGGGTGCATCAACCGGTGCAGGCGGTGAGATCCGGGATGAAGGGGCAACGGGAAGAGGTGCCAAACCCAAGGCCGGGCTGACAGGCTTTTCAGTATCCAACCTCATGCTGCCGGATGCAAGGAAACCATGGGAAAATGCCGCTGACGTGACGCAGACTGAAAAGACCAAAGACGATGCTGCCGAATATGGCCGTCCTGACCGGATTGCTTCTCCCCTGCAGATCATGATTGACGGGCCGATCGGCGGCGCGGCATTCAACAATGAATTTGGCCGTCCGAACCTGGCCGGTTATTTCCGGACATACGAACAGAATGTCGGTGGACAGGTTTTTGGCTATCACAAACCGATCATGATTGCCGGTGGTATCGGCAATATTTCAGACAAACATACCTTCAAGCGCGATCTGCCACCGGGGAGCCTGCTGATTCAACTGGGTGGTCCGGGCATGCGCATCGGCATGGGCGGCGGTGCAGCCTCTTCGATGGCAACAGGTGCCAATACGGCAGACCTGGATTTTGATTCCGTGCAGCGCGGCAATCCCGAGATGGAACGGCGCGCACAGGAAGTCATCAATGCCTGCTGGGCAATGTGCGATGACAATCCCATCCTTTCCATCCATGATGTGGGCGCCGGCGGACTTTCCAATGCGTTCCCGGAAATCACGAACGATGCCAATCGGGGTGCGATTTTTGATCTGCGCTGTGTTCCGCTGGAAGAAAGCGGTATGTCACCCAAAGAGATATGGAGCAATGAATCCCAGGAGCGTTATGTGCTGGGGATTGCACCTGAAAGCCTTGAGCTTTTTGAACAACTCTGCGAAAGGGAGCGTTGCCGTTTCGCCGTTGTCGGGACAGCAACAGAAGAACGCCAGTTGAAGCTGGTTGATCCCCGGTATGGCAACGATCCGGTGGATATGCCTATGGATGTGCTGCTTGGCAAACCGCCGAAAATGCATCGCGATGTGACGCATGTTATCCATGACTATCCACCTGTCAGCGCTGCCGGGCTCAATCTGGGTGAAACGGCTGAAAAAATCCTGCAGTTGCCCACGGTAGGTGACAAGTCTTTCCTGATTACGATTGGCGACCGTACTGTCGGCGGCCTGACATCGCGGGACCAGATGGTGGGTCCCTGGCAGATTCCGGTTGCGGATTGTGCCGTGACGCTGATGAGTTTTACCGGCTATGCGGGTGAAGCCATGGCCATGGGAGAAAGGACGCCGATTGCCGTGATTGATGCAGCGGCATCCAGCCGGATTGCGATTGGTGAAGCCATTACGAATATTGCGTCTGCCCCCATTCGCCGGATATCGGATATCAAACTTTCAGCAAACTGGATGGCGGCCTGCGGGCAGACCGGTCAGGATGCGGCGCTTTATGATGCAGTAAAAGCCGTGGGTCTGGAGTTATGCCCGGCGTTGGGGATCAGCATCCCTGTAGGCAAGGATTCGCTGTCGATGCGAACGACCTGGCAGGATGCAGGCGCGGATAAGGAGGTCATCGCGCCGGTTTCATTGATTGCTTCGGCTTTTTCCCCGGTTTATGATGTCAGAAAGACGTTGACGCCAGAACTCAAGACCGATGCCGGTGAAACGGTACTGATGCTGATTGATCTGTCCCGCGGCAAAAACCGGCTGGGCGCTTCAGCCATGGCACAGGTAACAAAACAGATCGGCCATGAAGTGCCGGATGTGGACAGTGCGGAAGACCTGAAATCTTTCTTTGAGTCGATCCAGCAGTTGAATGGAGAAGGAAAGCTTCTGGCATACCACGACCGTTCCGATGGTGGCCTTTTTGTGACCCTTTGTGAAATGGCTTTTGCTTCACGTACCGGCTTGCACATCTCGCTTGATTCCATGCTGGATAACCTCACCGAAGCCGCTGTCACACGCGATCCTCACGAGAGGCTTTTCCGGGTCCTGTTTGCTGAAGAACTGGGTGCTGTCATCCAGGTGCGCGATGAGGATCTTGAGTCCGTTCAACAATGCCTGCAGGCGCATAATCTCGGGTATGCCTCCCATGTGATTGGCACACTGGCCGATGATGCAAACCTGACGGTTGTGCATGGCGCCGAAACGGTTTATTCGCAACCCCTTGTCAGGCTCAATCGCCTGTGGAGTGAAACCAGCTGGCGCATTGCGCGTTTGCGGGATAATCCGGCCTGTGCCGATAGGGAGTATCACCGGATCATGGATACGGCTGATCCGGGTATCTCACCGCATGTGCCCTTTGACATGGCCGAAGATATTGCTGCGCCGTACATTGCAACGGGGGCCAGACCCAGGGTAGCCATTCTGCGTGAGCAGGGGTCCAACTCACACGTGGAAACGGCCTGGGTCATGCACAAGTCCGGTTTTGCTGCGGTTGATGTGCATATGAGTGATCTCATTGCCGGGCGGGCCAATCTGTCTGATTTCAAGGGCATAATTGCCGTGGGCGGTTTTTCATACGGGGATGTGCTCGGTGCGGGTGAAGGCTGGGCAAAAACCATTCTTTTCAATGAGCGGCTCAAGGAGCAGTTCAGCGCCTTCTTTGCGAAAAATGACAGTTTTGCGCTGGGTATCTGCAATGGCTGCCAGATGATGAGCAACCTGCATTCCATTATTCCGGGCGCCAGGTACTGGCCGAAATTCACCCGCAACAAGTCCGAGCAGTTTGAGGCACGTTTCACCATGGTTGAAATTCCCGAGTCGCCGTCCATTTTCTTTGACGGCATGACCGGATTGCGTGCGCCGATTGTCGTTTCGCATGGCGAGGGATTTGCTGATTTTTCACGGCAGGGTGATATCAACCGGGTGCAGGTGGCGATGCGGTATATTGACAATTACGGGTTGCCAACCGAGAGTTATCCGTTCAATCCAAACGGCTCGCCGCACGGCATTACGTCAGTGACAACTGAAGATGGCCGTTTTACCGTGCTTATGCCACATGCCGAACGGGTTTTCCGCACGGCCCAGCATTCCTGGCATCCTGATTCATGGGGTGAAGACTCTCCCTGGATGCGCATGTTCAGAAATGCCCGCCGGTGGGTCGGCTGA
- a CDS encoding IS1182 family transposase — MLKTPTPQQHELEMVTLEELVPKDHLLRLIDRHIHFDFIREHTAHLYSADNGRPALDPVVLFKMLFIGYLFGIRSERQIEREIQVNVAYRWFLGLRLTDRVPDASTLSQNRRRRFAGTDIEQVIFDEIVEQCIRHGLIGGRVFYSDSTHLKASANKNRHERHLVEQKPVAYLAELNSAIEADRYSHGKNPLSDRDDEPPSQKEIKVSPADPDAGYLVRDGKPKGFYYLDHRTVDGKYALITDTHVTPGNVHDSVPYLKRLDRMQSRFGFEIQAVGLDAGYDTPHIAKGLIERGIYGVIGYRRPNHKAGYFYKRQYSYDPQGDCYLCPNGKLLPYRTTNRSGYREYASQQGQCTDCAFLMQCTQSRNQIKLITRHIWQGFKEQVHDNRLTAKGKAIYRRRQETVERSFADAKELHGHRYARYRGLSKVKGQALLAAACQNMKKMARLLEAASLAFLRHFPGRFGLVIGIFRPRGLNGKCDCYFNFVLISR, encoded by the coding sequence ATGCTAAAGACACCGACACCGCAGCAACACGAATTGGAGATGGTCACCCTTGAAGAACTGGTTCCCAAAGACCATCTATTAAGACTGATAGACCGCCACATCCATTTTGACTTTATCAGAGAGCACACCGCCCATCTTTACAGTGCGGACAATGGCAGGCCCGCCCTTGATCCCGTAGTTTTATTCAAGATGCTCTTCATTGGGTACCTATTCGGGATAAGATCAGAGCGCCAGATAGAGCGTGAGATTCAGGTTAACGTAGCCTACCGCTGGTTTTTAGGCTTACGCCTGACAGACCGTGTTCCAGACGCCAGCACCCTTTCCCAGAACCGCCGTCGTCGCTTTGCTGGCACAGACATAGAACAAGTCATTTTTGACGAGATTGTTGAGCAGTGCATCCGTCATGGATTAATAGGCGGTCGCGTTTTTTACAGTGACAGCACACACCTCAAAGCCTCGGCCAACAAGAACCGTCACGAACGTCACCTTGTTGAGCAAAAGCCCGTTGCCTACCTTGCAGAACTCAACAGCGCCATAGAAGCCGACCGTTATTCCCATGGCAAAAATCCCCTTTCAGACAGAGACGACGAACCGCCCTCACAAAAAGAAATCAAAGTCAGCCCGGCAGACCCTGATGCTGGCTACCTTGTTCGTGATGGCAAGCCCAAAGGTTTTTACTACCTGGACCACCGCACCGTTGACGGCAAGTACGCCCTGATCACAGACACCCATGTGACGCCGGGAAATGTCCATGACAGTGTTCCTTACCTGAAGCGTCTTGACAGGATGCAGTCACGTTTTGGATTTGAGATACAGGCCGTAGGCTTGGATGCAGGTTATGACACACCACACATAGCCAAGGGACTCATAGAGCGAGGCATATACGGCGTTATCGGTTACCGTCGTCCGAATCACAAGGCGGGCTACTTTTACAAGCGGCAGTACAGCTATGACCCTCAAGGAGACTGTTATCTCTGTCCCAATGGAAAGCTTTTACCTTACCGTACGACCAACCGTTCAGGGTACCGGGAATATGCCTCTCAACAAGGGCAATGTACGGACTGCGCCTTTCTTATGCAGTGTACCCAGAGCCGCAACCAGATAAAACTGATCACCCGGCATATTTGGCAGGGCTTCAAGGAACAGGTTCATGACAATCGCCTGACGGCAAAGGGCAAGGCGATTTACCGTCGGCGACAGGAAACGGTAGAGCGCAGTTTTGCGGATGCGAAAGAGTTGCACGGTCACCGTTATGCGCGTTACCGTGGTTTATCGAAAGTGAAGGGGCAGGCGCTTTTAGCGGCAGCGTGTCAGAACATGAAGAAGATGGCACGCCTGCTTGAGGCAGCAAGCCTTGCTTTTTTGCGCCATTTCCCGGGAAGATTCGGCCTTGTCATTGGGATATTTCGGCCAAGGGGGCTTAATGGAAAATGTGATTGCTATTTTAATTTTGTTTTGATCTCCCGATAA
- a CDS encoding electron transfer flavoprotein subunit alpha/FixB family protein has product MSILVIAEHDNSELKISTACTVTAALQCGSPVDILVMGYQCEAVAKSAAQISGVIRVLHADAPSLQYGLAENAAEQVLSVASSYTHIFAPATTFGKGVMPRVAARLDVELISEVIRVLSNDTFSRPVYAGNAIATVKSADPVKVLTVRPTAFAAETRDGGAIIENIPPVPDTGKAVYVSRDVDKTGRPDLADASVIVAGGQGVGSVDNFRLLEVLADQLGAAIGASRAAVDAGYVKNDLQIGQTGKIVAPELYFAIGISGAIQHVAGIKDAKTIVAINQDPDAPIFLVADYGLVGDLHELVPQLTDLLQS; this is encoded by the coding sequence ATGTCCATACTTGTCATTGCAGAACACGATAACAGCGAACTGAAAATCAGTACGGCCTGTACTGTCACCGCAGCGCTCCAGTGCGGCAGTCCGGTTGATATTCTGGTGATGGGATATCAGTGCGAGGCAGTGGCAAAATCTGCGGCACAAATCAGCGGCGTTATCCGGGTTTTGCATGCGGACGCCCCATCACTTCAGTATGGCCTGGCAGAAAATGCGGCAGAGCAGGTGCTTTCTGTTGCCTCGTCTTATACCCATATCTTCGCCCCGGCAACCACCTTCGGAAAAGGCGTGATGCCCAGAGTCGCTGCCAGGCTGGATGTGGAGCTGATATCAGAAGTCATTCGGGTGCTGTCAAACGATACATTTTCCCGTCCGGTTTATGCCGGAAACGCCATTGCGACAGTCAAGTCAGCCGATCCGGTCAAGGTGTTGACAGTGCGCCCGACAGCGTTTGCTGCAGAAACCCGGGACGGTGGCGCTATCATAGAAAATATCCCGCCTGTACCGGATACCGGCAAAGCCGTTTATGTGTCCCGTGATGTGGATAAAACCGGGCGGCCTGACCTGGCTGATGCCAGCGTTATTGTGGCAGGCGGGCAGGGTGTTGGTTCGGTTGACAATTTCCGCTTGCTGGAAGTATTGGCCGATCAGCTTGGTGCTGCTATCGGTGCTTCCCGTGCTGCTGTTGACGCGGGGTATGTCAAAAACGATCTTCAGATCGGGCAAACCGGCAAGATCGTTGCCCCGGAACTCTATTTTGCCATTGGCATTTCCGGTGCCATACAGCATGTTGCCGGTATCAAGGATGCCAAAACCATTGTTGCCATTAACCAGGATCCTGATGCGCCAATCTTTCTTGTGGCAGATTATGGCCTGGTTGGTGATCTGCATGAACTGGTACCTCAACTCACGGATTTGCTGCAATCCTGA
- a CDS encoding sulfurtransferase TusA family protein: MNEAEITREVDARGEKCPVPILRAKKALATMESGQVLRVLATDPAAVGDFRFFSRQTGNTLLDQTESDGEYTIYLKRK; encoded by the coding sequence ATGAATGAGGCGGAAATCACCCGGGAAGTGGATGCGCGGGGCGAGAAGTGCCCCGTGCCGATTCTGCGGGCGAAAAAGGCCCTGGCAACGATGGAAAGCGGGCAGGTGCTCAGGGTGCTGGCAACCGATCCGGCTGCTGTGGGCGACTTCCGCTTTTTTTCCCGGCAAACGGGAAATACCCTGCTGGATCAGACAGAGTCTGACGGGGAATACACTATTTACCTGAAAAGAAAATAA